One genomic segment of Hordeum vulgare subsp. vulgare chromosome 2H, MorexV3_pseudomolecules_assembly, whole genome shotgun sequence includes these proteins:
- the LOC123431343 gene encoding uncharacterized protein LOC123431343 has product MQGTLSTHVDEEKEVLTHEASEVSDEETEVPTPTHEVSEVSDEEKQVLTHEVSEVSDEEKEVLTHEDDEVSEVSDEEKEDKTMISKRQIRKLCEELQGTLDYLRLDIEPAAPLREPTQDGEGIIHTILEQFKDLRRRTNRLSWKLLPFYERYEEEQAKRDSYEGLDEEETARKKMDKEEKLFDSYRQGTEFSSRRVTFTRETTLSPMYFTHCTPGLPLPCNAETEEGISLQVYSFKISEIRHDLRWPLQVYGVVAARDNSDRKRNIIFDRPRHECQELTADDPFLRLTGPSRAIMALSPVDFEVQLKLKGATESECEDRSLMNRREHYTDCPSADCLETLTFENCLCTAELRVEELYGSVQATFVSVRVVRGGPWPFEYGGRIACSSPPHEVVCVDPQGIAQVVDDSSCFQVVLLDSRDFVCGKMPVGKYGYLDLSRRLVSVQLRKENSRQYQDSLKVFFQAYSKSGGITAQAHVKIRPKACNISQHTCDLGGSKLEITIAWSAIVRTDLC; this is encoded by the exons ATGCAAGGGACCCTGTCGACACAcgtggatgaggagaaggaggtgctGACTCATGAGGCGAGCGAGGTGTCTGATGAGGAGACGGAGGTGCCGACACCGACTCATGAGGTGAGCGAGGTGTCTGATGAGGAGAAGCAGGTGCTGACTCATGAGGTGAGCGAGGTGtctgatgaggagaaggaggtgctGACTCATGAGGATGATGAGGTGAGCGAGGTGtctgatgaggagaaggaggacaagaccATGATCTCCAAGCGGCAGATCAGGAAGCTCTGTGAGGAACTGCAAGGGACGCTGGATTACCTGAGACTCGACATCGAGCCGGCAGCCCCGCTAAGGGAGCCGACCCAAGACGGCGAGGGGATAATCCACACCATCTTAGAGCAGTTCAAGGATCTGCGCCGCCGCACCAACAGGCTGAGCTGGAAGCTGCTGCCTTTCTATGAAAGGTACGAGGAGGAGCAGGCAAAGCGGGATTCGTACGAGGGGTTGGACGAAGAAGAGAcggcgaggaagaagatggacAAGGAAGAAAAGTTGTTCGACAGCTACCGCCAAGGCACCGAGTTCTCATCCCGCCGCGTCACCTTCACGCGGGAGA CTACATTGAGCCCCATGTACTTCACCCATTGCACGCCCGGCCTGCCCCTACCCTGCAATGCTGAGACGGAAGAGGGGATCAGCCTGCAGGTCTACTCGTTCAAGATCAGCGAGATCAGGCACGACCTGCGGTGGCCGCTCCAAGTGTATGGTGTCGTCGCTGCGCGAGACAACTCGGACCGCAAGCGAAACATCATCTTTGATCGGCCGAGGCACGAATGCCAGGAGCTCACGGCAGAT GATCCCTTTTTGCGTTTGACCGGCCCGTCTCGGGCGATTATGGCTCTGAGCCCAGTTGATTTTGAGGTCCAGCTGAAACTTAAGGGCGCGACAGAGTCCGAGTGTGAAGACAGATCACTGATGAACCGTAGAGAACATTACACCGATTGCCCTAGTGCTGATTGCTTAGAGACTCTCACCTTTGAAAACTGCCTGTGCACAGCGGAGTTAAGAGTGGAGGAGCTTTATGGTTCGGTGCAGGCCACTTTTGTGAGTGTCCGCGTCGTCCGTGGAGGTCCATGGCCTTTTGAATATGGAGGCCGGATTGCTTGCTCCTCACCACCTCACGAAGTTGTGTGCGTGGATCCTCAAGGCATTGCACAAGTTGTTGATGATTCGTCATGCTTCCAAGTTGTGCTGCTCGATTCTCGTGACTTCGTGTGTGGAAAAATGCCAGTTGGCAAATACGGTTACCTCGATCTGTCAAGGCGGCTTGTTTCCGTCCAACTACGGAAAGAGAACTCCCGACAATACCAAGATAGCCTCAAAGTTTTCTTTCAAGCCTACTCAAAGTCTGGTGGTATTACGGCGCAAGCTCATGTCAAGATCAGGCCCAAGGCTTGCAACATAAGTCAACACACTTGCGACCTCGGTGGCTCTAAGCTGGAGATTACCATTGCTTGGTCAGCCATTGTTAGGACCGACCTATGTTAG